The Silene latifolia isolate original U9 population chromosome Y, ASM4854445v1, whole genome shotgun sequence sequence GACATGAGACGTCGCTATTTAAATGCGATGGCTCTTGTTCAGAAATATGGCAAACCTGATATATTCTTGACAATAACGTGCAATCCTGCTTGGCCTGATGTGGTGGCTTGGGTTTTCAATGCCAAATTAACGGCTCTTAGAAAAGAGATAATCGGGAAGAAGATTTTTGGGGAAGTTGCAGCAATTATAAATGTGGTTGAATTTCAGAAACGCGGACTTCCTCATGCGCATTTCCTGATAATACTTAAGCCAGACCACAAGATTAAGAACCCGGAGTGCTTTGACAGATATGTATGCGCAGAAATACCTTCTCAGGATAATCCTCATTTGAGGGCTGTTGTTCTGAGGCACATGATGCATGGCCCGTATGGTGCAGATTTTCCAGATTGTTAGTGAATGAAAGTAACAAACAAGAAAAGGGTCTGGAAGTCTGGGTACCCAAAAAAACACTGTGAGTTTACAACCAATGGTTCAGATTCCTACCCATTGTATATGAGGCGTAACACTGGAGAAACCGTTGCGGTTAGAAAGCTCAACATGGATAATAGGTGGGTTATTCCTTACAATCCTTACCTCCTGGCCATGTTTGATTGTCACCTGAATGTGGAGGTGTGTTCAACCATAAAGGCAGTCAAGTACCTATACAAGTACGTATACAAAGGACATGATCGAGTGCAATTCAATGTTGGAGGGGCTGGTCCAAATGCAGTTGTAGATGAAATTGAAAGATATCAGTCTGGTAGGTGGGTTTCACCGCCAGAGGCGGCCTGGAGAATATTCGATTTCAATTTGTTTGACACTTACCCACCAGTTCTGCCATTGCCTGTCCATAACCCTAATACTCAATTGGTGAGTTTCCAAGCCCATGAATCTTTGGAAGGGATTGTTGCTAACGAGCACCGAACTAAGACTATGCTCACAGAATTTTTTCGCATGAATTCTTTGCAAGAATAAGGGCCAAAGTACTTGTATAGCGAATTCCCAGAGCATTTCGTTTGGCTCAAGCAACAAAAGATATGGAAAGCTAGGGAGCGCGGGATAGTCATTGGCAGGGTCGCACATGCTTCTCCTGGAGAAGGAGAACGGTACTATCTTAGGCTATTACTAGCACATGTGAGAGGGCCCACCTCGTTTGAAGATTTGCTAACCGTAGATGGTGTTCAGTCTGCATCATTTCCAGAAGCCGCACTAAGGAGGGGAATTCTCGAACGCGATAACGCAGCGGATAGTTGCATGGAAGAGGCTGTACAAGTGGAAATGCCGCATGCTCTACGACGTTTGTTTGCCACCATTTTGATTTTCAGCAGCCCTAATAACCCTTCAGAATTTTGGGAAAAATATTACTGTGCCCTCTCTGAAGATTTTAGGAAGGAATTTCAGAATAATGAACAAATGATACTGCATCTAACGGCTGAAAAGATTGGCCAATTCCTAGAAGGAATGGGGAAGAAATTTGCGGATTTTAACCTAGGGCATTTGCAGGTGGCTCGGGATAACGTAATAAATAACACAAGAGATGTAGCTGAGGCTTTGAATGCACCTATACCCATGGAGTAGTTGGCTTCTAGGAAGGAACTAAACATTGCCCAGAGAACGACAAACAAAGCAATAATCCATCACGTTAAAAGTGGCAAATCTGGGGCCTTCTTCATTGATGGTCCAGGTGGAACCGGCAAGACCTTTTTATATGGGGCTTTATATACAAAAGTCAGGTCTATGGGCAAGATATGTTTGGCGACTTCTTCATCAGGTATTGCAGCATCAAATTTGCCTAATGGCAGGACTTGTCATTCCCAATTCAAGATACCGCTTGACACTGAAGAGACAATGACTTATGACGTCCCAAAACAAGGTTGCTTGGCCTGCTTGTTGCGTGAAGCTTCTCTTATAATCTGGGATGAGGCTTCAATGGCAAAAAAACAGAGTATTGAGGCCTTTAATTTGTTGTTACAAGATGTTTGCAGCAATTCAGAAATTTTTGGTGGCAAGATAGTCGTTTTTGGAGGTGATTTCCGCCAAGTACTTCCGGTTTTACCACGTCGTACTCAGTTGGAAGCGGTCGAGGCAAGTATTGTTAGTTCAACTTTATGGAACAGCCTTACAAAGTTTAACTTAACTGAAAACATAAGGGCACGAGCAGATCCAGAGTTTTCTGAATTCCTCCTGAAACTGGGAAATGGGGAATTACAAACAGTAGAGGACGAGACTGTCCAACTGCCATCAGATTTGATATTACAGACCAACGGTGCTCAGTGTCCAGTTACAGCTCTGGTTGAATGCGTCTTTCCTGAAGTGCAGCACAAGGTTTTTTGTCCAAGCATATTCACTGGTAGAGTCATACTTACTCCAAGAAACAATGATGTGGATTTAATAAACGCACTGTTGATAGATAAGTTCCCAGGAAAGGAATACGTCTACAAGAGCTTTGATAGTGTTATAGATGATACCTCTAACGTACACCCGGTTGAATTTCTAAACACACTATGCCCTCCTGGTATGACTCCTCATGAGTTGGTTGTCAAGGAAAACTGTCCGGCTATATTGTTACGGAATATTGACCCGTCAGCAGGTCTCTGCAATGGTACTAGGCTAATCTGTAAGCGTTTTTACCCAAACATGATTGAATGTGAAATTTCAACTGGCTATTACACAGGAGAGCGTGTATTCCTACCAAGAATAACACTAAGGCCATCCAGGAGTCCAAAGTTTCCTATTAATTTTCAGAGAAAGCAGTTCCCGATTAAGCTCAGTTTCGCTATGACTATAAATAAGGCACAAGGTCAAACATTGGAGCGAGTTGGAGTTTATTTACCTAAACCCTGTTTCTTACACGGCCAGTTATATGTGGCTCTTTCGCGTGCAAGGACAGCGCAGCAACTAAAGGTGCTACATGGGAGGGACACAGAAGATGGAAAAGTAACGTCTGTTAAAAATGTCATCTCTTTTGAAATGTTAAAACGAGCAGGAATCAGGCTAATATAAAAGGTAACGAAGCTTTGTTATTAAACTTAACCCATACACTTTTACGCTGCATATATGTTTAGGTTCGCATAATTATAGCTGCTGATATTGGCCTTTTCATTTTATTACAAAACACTGCGGGTAGATAGAACAACAATAGCTTGAGCTCTTTTGAGAAGGATTTAACACACTTTCCTGTCTTGCAAGCTTGGGAACAGACTTATGGATCCATTGACATTTTTGGAAGGTAGCGGATTTGGAAGCCAGCATGGTATCAGGCTTTTGTGTTAGCATTAACCATGAAATTTCACCCCTACACCTTAGTAAATGGACAAGTAAGATCCATGTTGAGCTTGGTAAATGTAAATAGTTTGTCCTTAACTGCTTTTAGAGGTTATTGCCAcggttttttttttgaaagatcgTCCCTCTGTGGCCATGTTTAGTATCACCAATTAGATCAAATGTTAGATGCTGCAAAGTTTGTTCCCCCACCATGTATTTGTTTACCAAAAGAACGGGTTTATTGCTTCCACCGTGTTTTACTGTTTTTGGCGTGATTAACAACGCCTGAAAAAGGTGATGCAAGGCGCCTACGTTTATGGTCACCTTTACTAAATGGTAGATTAACATAAATACAAAGGTTAATaacaaaatagaaaaaaaatattAACCAGGTATAAGTAGTAAAACAACAATAAACCCAATCAAAATAGGAACAAAAGTGAGATCAAACTAcataaaatgaagaaaaaaagtCCTGCAAATGAACACTGTTAATTGAACAAAACCACTTTAGAAAATATGTAAagggtaaaaaaaaaataataatgcaTCTGAGGCCAAAACAAATAAAAGATTTAGCAGTGCCAATAATAGTTGTAGTAGTAACGATTAAAAGacattattttttatataaaatattTGACCAAGAAAAATGGACAAAAGCAAGCTCTTGGACTGCTGGGTTTTTATCTTGGACTGCTGGGTTTTTATTGTTGAATAACCACAGTGGAAAACAAGAAACTTATGTATTTGCCTATTTCTCAGTCAAGTACACATTGTCCAGAAAATCCATCAAATTTAACCACAAGCAACCTCCACAGATTTCACATGCTAAACTTATCTGTCCTTATACTTTTTCTATGTGCTAAAGCCTTAATAAAAGAAAGCCCTTACAATAAAACTAAGGTTATACTCAATTCTGAAACTCAGAAACAAGCAACCTCCTACCTGCATCACTTTCATTCCTAAGTTGGTTTTACATTTAGTAGCTTTATTTATTTAAGTGTTCTTGGAATTGTTCAATATCGATTTTGAGATGATGATAAAGCAAAATGATAGAGTTTACCTGATAAAATACTCCTCTGTTTTTGCATAAATAGCCATGAAAAGTCCGAAGATACTTCTGAAGGATCTCACAGATAAGAGTGGTCCATATTCTATTAGGTTGAAGGTCATCAACAAAACAAATACTCATAGTTCTCCCACCAACAAGTCTGTACTCTTTCAGAGAATAACTTTTCAAGATGAGGAGGTAACTTATCTGAACTGAGCGGCTACTGTTTTCTACTCATGTGTTTGATATTATAAATGACATTTCTGTGTTTCAAGGTCTTCAGCTAGGAAAATAGACATTCATGCTGTAGCGATATGAGTTTAATTTCTGCACATGATGTTCATATTGTTTAATTTGGTTAGCGTAATAGCTCGACCTTTGAATGATTACTCAAAATACTAACATGGCTGCCCATCTTTATTATGCTACTATCTGCAATCTACATAGACGGGGTGGAAAATTACAGGTGCATCTTTTTATTCTTGGGTTGCCAAATGATGTGGCTTTACCTATATACATGTACAATTGCTACATTAGCAATTGTAAACAATAATACATGAATGACTACGCCCTATCGTTAGttgtcgtttcttatctttagttgtGAAAATGGAGAATGCAAGACAACTAGgcctgttctttttttttttgcacatcGCATGTTTAGTTGTCTTGCATTCTTTTCCTAAATAAAAAAAATCCCAAATTCGCAAAATAACTAAGCTTAAGCAATGCAGGGCAGTAAAATCAAGACAACGTTGTACAATGATGAAATTGAGGCATATGAAGATGTAATCCATGATAGAATGGAATATGAAATCTCAAATGCCAAGCTGAAAGTGGTACCTGACAAGTATAGGACCCATCCTGATGATCATCCATTTCAGCTTAGTTTTACTAACAACACAATTATTCAGCAGATTGGCTCAAACCCTCCACCTGGTCCGAGTATGTGGCCCTTGGATCAATTCCAAGGACACTTGGAGATGCTGACCGATACGGTAAACTCCCATGGAATTAGTTCACAATGATCGTTACTTTACGTTGCACCCTTATTAAATGAAATCCAAAGATCAAGCAATTAATCTACCCAAACCAAGCATTGTGTTGCTTAATTAACAATGTATGTTATAGTTTAACACTAATCTTTGGCAATGTGCAGACGCTTTAGGAATCCTTATCTACGTTGATGATGTGCGCCAGGTGCACCGCCAAACTGGTCCAGCAGTGGATGTTTGTGAAATAATCCTTGTTGATCGGAGGTACGGATGCCTGAATAAACCATATTTGGGTGGCCACGGCATTGtaaagttctttttttttttcccctGTTAATTACCAGATAGCAACAGTGGGAAGTCCTAATAGCCAAAAATATATTCTAATAGAAAAATCTCTTGATTACATTGCAGCACATCACAGCCGATGATAATAACAGTTTGGGCAGACCTCGTCACCAAGGAATGTGAAGCATTGAGGGACATTGTTCAGGAATTTCCAATCATTGGGCTTACCTCCCTAAAGCCATCCTATCATAAAGGTCTTCGACTCTCCGCTAGCTGAAAACATAGCTACAGCTACCAAACTCATTTATATAGATTCTAATCTTTAGTCCGATAATTGTCCTGTCGTAAAAGTCACTGAACTGTTCTATTCAGAGTTGTCGCTGGTCTTTCAGCCAAATAAAATGGCGTGCTTTGTATATTTGAACACATGATTTTCACTTTCAACGACGACCTCAACTTTTATTAAGTTGGAACCAAAAGGAGAGATGGCTGAAGCTCTTCGTGCATGGTAACTCCATATCCTTTAGTATAGTTACATTAATCTTTATAAAAGAAAAACTTGGTATAAAATGCTGGCTGAATTTTTTGATTCACATTCAAATAGGGCAAGAGCAAATAAAGAGGTTGTGAAAGTCAAGCAAGGCCAAGTGGTTCAAGTGCGTGTTCCAGACACTCGCCACATAATCACTTCAATTAAAATGCTGCGAAGCAAAAAGGTATGGGGAAACCTTATGCATGCTGACTTCAACATACAGGTTGTTTCTGGCCGCGACCATGTTAGGTTCATAAAAACGACTGGACACGTTCCTGTTACCCACACAAGTTTCTAACAACCTAGGTGTGAGTTAAGGGCTATTACCCTAAAAAAAACATGGACTGAAACCTTATGCCATCCACAGGCTTCACATACTTTACAGGAAGAGCGTCATTGGCTTTATATATCAGTTCCTGAGTTTGACAGGAAGGATGTCAGGTTTTACCTTGGTTGCAGCCACTGTGGAACACGTAGCAATATAGACATAAATGTCAAGTACAAATGTGATGCATGCCACCGGGAAAACGTCAACTCCTCTCCAAGGTAAACATAGCTATACAATACGACTGTTTTCAAAAATAAATGGAATGAAGTACGGGTACACTAACACCAAGTAAACAATTGCAGGATGAATATAACATTTGAAGCTATCGATGAAACCGGCTCATATACATTCACGACTTTTACTGAGGATGCTGAAAAGCTCTTAGAAGCAAAGGCAACTGCCCTGCATGCAATGTCCCTAGAGGTAATTCCTCATAAAAAAAATAGCTGTAATTGCTTCACTTTTACTGGTTTCCTTAGCTTGGGCGCTAAAATAAAAACTTATAAACCATTCATGTAGGCTAAGCAGAGCTACCTTACAGAACGCGAATGCAAACTTAGAGTTGCAACTACATCCAAGTTGGCCCAGCAGCATCTCTATCACGCAGTCGAGTTCTTAAGTGGGTTCTAAAGCAACTTACCCTAACGTAAGTTGCTGGCTAGGAGCCTGAGCTGATTATCATTTTGCAGACCCTGCAAGCACGAATGTCTTTTGAAGAACCCAAACAATCAATGTGGGATGCATGGTCTTACTTTTGTCGCAGGAGGGCCACGGAAAATAAATTCCCCAAGCGACTAATCAGTTCAGTGGCTAATTAATCACTCTATGAACACTTAGATCAATTTGTGCTTACCTATGTAATATTTAGCATCTTTTGTTGCATGACCGCTAAACTATTGTGCCATCCGCAACTTTTGTGGGCATAGGTCACTATGTAAGATTAACCATGCCTAAGTCAAAAACATCAGGATATTATTAGTTAATATAAGTCCCTTATGGTTGTGCTTTTAGTTCAACTCTTGAACCACAATTTCTTTGACTTATAAGGCGAATATTCAGCCTTTAAGTCAGGTGCATTCCTAAGTACCAAGATTCAGTATGCTGCAAATACAGTTAAAAGAAGTGTTATAGTTCTATTTAAGAACCCCAACTTTGAGTAAATCTACTAAGACTTCTAAGGCTACTATAATACTTGGGTATAATTAGTAAAGTAGATTTACTAGGAACTCTTAATACAACATTTCCACTGTGCATTCCTCCCACTGTCTTTACTAAATGCTCAATTAGCTGAATATTATCAGGCATGATAGTTCCTCTTAGTTTGTAAAATATTATGGTTAATGTTTTATTTCGCTCAGGTACCTAAGCCCGTCTTACAACTACGCATGCCACTCCGTAGACTCGGAATTACTGCATAAGAATAGCAAGTGTCATTTTAAAATAACTAGAACTATGACTATATTCAAAAACCATATCAAAACTAAAGCATTTTAAAAAAATATGTGTTGGAGAAAAGGGGTATATATATAGTGTATGAAACAATATGAATATATATAGAAAGGAAATATATGGTACTTAGATTAATGTAGAGTCGCAAGGGACTGCTTTCCTTAGAAAGTATTTCGCCCCTTACAAGCCTAGGGAAACCGCGAAATCGATCGTAGGATAAAACTACACCGACCTTTGTATTCTTAGGCGAGAAAACAAAGAAACTTTACTGTTTTGAATGGTTTGTAGAAAGGTAAAATCTGAAATTTTTCTTGTATATAAACTTTCACATATGtcctcctatttataggaaaatatgcaCCCTTTGACATTGGTGTGAATGCATGAAACAGAATTAAAGTGAATAGGTACATACCCATTCATTTTCAACAGAGCGTCGTTCctgttttttcaaatttattactCTCGATCGAATgaccaagttggtcgatcgaccaatatggcttctcgatcgaacaacttgaCAGTACTTCTTGCTTGATCGAACAGTTTGACAATTCttcttgctcgatcgaacagttggacaattcccctttgctcgatcgaacaatccCAGGCTAACAATTTATTCGATCGATCAATATGACTTAGTCGATCGATGTCTTTGGTCGACTACATTAATCGATCGATTAatgtttcttttccttttcttccGTTCATCCCGTTAGCTCCATAATTTGTTTATATATGAACGTGTACTCCACACTCCCGATTCATATTATAACATTACGAGCTTCCGTACGATTTTTACCACGATATCCAATTACATTTAAATGGTCGATGAcacttaaatcaccaacattcctcccccatttaagtGTAATCCTTGATTCGTCTTTAAATACCTACTAACCATCAAATTTGCGCATAAATGAAAATGTCACGAAGATTGAATTTTCACATAGTAAAATGCACGTTCCATATACTCTAGTAAAAAGGGTGTCTCTTAGGATTGAACCCTTAAACATATTGAATACATGAAGGCAAAATACACacaaattacatttaacaaataaaGTTATATACTGATACTTATTACAAGCCTAGTATCCTAATCCTCTCATGAGCGTATAAAAGCTTGAGTCCAAAAGCTTTCGAAGTCGGCTATACTTCACGTCTCACATAGGTGAATTCTTTTATCATGTACCTGCAAGTACATTTTTTCAAAAAATTCATTAAGAAGATAACACTTCATCCTTAACTCACAGCAGGTCCAAGTACATACCTTTCGGGATAAAACTTTGATGTACTTCAATCTTAAATAAAAGGCTTTCCACATTGAATTCTACCTCTAACATTGTATTAGAGGGGAATTGGGTATCCCAATACTTAAGGTTTAATGGACTTTAAACCCATCCCTAGAACCGACTTTTCAACTAAATGTTTTGCCAAACTTTTAGTTAAATGATCCGCAAGATTTTGTTGAGATCTTACAAAGTCTACCGAAATAACTCCATTGGAAATTAATTCTCGTACAGCACTATGTCTTACTCCGAGATGCCTTGATTTCCCATTATATATTTGACTATAAGCTTTTAGCCAAAGTTGCAAAGACTATCACAATggattgatattggagatatcggTTTAGGCCATATAGGTATTTCATATACCAAATTCTTAAGCCATTCCGCCTCTTTTTTCCTCTGCCAAGGCTACAAATTCCGACTCCATAGTGGATGTCGTAATACAAGTTTGCTTTTTGGAAGCCCAAGAAATGGCACCTCCCCCAAGCAAAAAGACCCAACCACTAGTTGAAGAATGATCTTCAATATTGGTAATCCAACTTGCATCCGAGTAGCCTTCTAACACTGAAGGATTCCCACTATAGGTTAATGCAAAGTCTTTTGTACTCTTAAGATACTTTAAAACACGCATTACCGCGCTCCAATGATGACTACTTGGATTACTCGTGTATCTACTTAACCTTCCAACTGCATATGCAATATCCGGTCGAGTACTTGTCATAGCATACATTAAACATCCTATGACTTGAGAATACTTCAATTGTGACAATGGTAATCCCGTATTGGGCATTAGCTTTATGTTTGCCTCCATTGGTGAATGAGTGAATGACCGCTATTTTCACAATTAAACTTTTTAAGTACTTTCTCAATGTAATGAGATTGTGACAAGGATATTCCAAGATTAGTTCTTTTGATCTTAATTCCAAGAATCACATCCGCTATGCTCATGTCCTTCATAGCAAAATTTGATGATAAAAATGCCTTAGTAAGATCAACTTGCTTTTGATCCGTACCAAAAATTaacatatcatcaacatataaacAAATGATGACACCA is a genomic window containing:
- the LOC141626948 gene encoding uncharacterized protein LOC141626948, coding for MKSPKILLKDLTDKSGPYSIRLKVINKTNTHSSPTNKSVLFQRITFQDEEGSKIKTTLYNDEIEAYEDVIHDRMEYEISNAKLKVVPDKYRTHPDDHPFQLSFTNNTIIQQIGSNPPPGPSMWPLDQFQGHLEMLTDTTL
- the LOC141627958 gene encoding uncharacterized protein LOC141627958 produces the protein MYVKIENTRLDFFCLNQDTIRADLYQGILDTIELGESSAANIGKRMILPPSFLGGPRDMRRRYLNAMALVQKYGKPDIFLTITCNPAWPDVVAWVFNAKLTALRKEIIGKKIFGEVAAIINVVEFQKRGLPHAHFLIILKPDHKIKNPECFDRYVCAEIPSQDNPHLRAVVLRHMMHGPYGADFPDYSYPLYMRRNTGETVAVRKLNMDNRWVIPYNPYLLAMFDCHLNVEVCSTIKAVKYLYKYVYKGHDRVQFNVGGAGPNAVVDEIERYQSGRWVSPPEAAWRIFDFNLFDTYPPVLPLPVHNPNTQLQQKIWKARERGIVIGRVAHASPGEGERYYLRLLLAHVRGPTSFEDLLTVDGVQSASFPEAALRRGILERDNAADSCMEEAVQVEMPHALRRLFATILIFSSPNNPSEFWEKYYCALSEDFRKEFQNNEQMILHLTAEKIGQFLEGMGKKFADFNLGHLQVARDNLASRKELNIAQRTTNKAIIHHVKSGKSGAFFIDGPGGTGKTFLYGALYTKVRSMGKICLATSSSGIAASNLPNGRTCHSQFKIPLDTEETMTYDVPKQGCLACLLREASLIIWDEASMAKKQSIEAFNLLLQDVCSNSEIFGGKIVVFGGDFRQVLPVLPRRTQLEAVEASIVSSTLWNSLTKFNLTENIRARADPEFSEFLLKLGNGELQTVEDETVQLPSDLILQTNGAQCPVTALVECVFPEVQHKVFCPSIFTGRVILTPRNNDVDLINALLIDKFPGKEYVYKSFDSVIDDTSNVHPVEFLNTLCPPGMTPHELVVKENCPAILLRNIDPSAGLCNGTRLICKRFYPNMIECEISTGYYTGERVFLPRITLRPSRSPKFPINFQRKQFPIKLSFAMTINKAQGQTLERVGVYLPKPCFLHGQLYVALSRARTAQQLKVLHGRDTEDGKVTSVKNVISFEMLKRAGIRLI
- the LOC141626947 gene encoding uncharacterized protein LOC141626947, giving the protein MAEALRAWARANKEVVKVKQGQVVQVRVPDTRHIITSIKMLRSKKASHTLQEERHWLYISVPEFDRKDVRFYLGCSHCGTRSNIDINVKYKCDACHRENVNSSPRMNITFEAIDETGSYTFTTFTEDAEKLLEAKATALHAMSLEAKQSYLTERECKLRVATTSKLAQQHLYHAVEFLSGF
- the LOC141627959 gene encoding secreted RxLR effector protein 161-like — protein: MEANIKLMPNTGLPLSQLKYSQVIGCLMYAMTSTRPDIAYAVGRLSRYTSNPSSHHWSAVMRVLKYLKSTKDFALTYSGNPSVLEGYSDASWITNIEDHSSTSGWVFLLGGGAISWASKKQTCITTSTMESEFVALAEEKRGGMA